The following proteins are encoded in a genomic region of Deltaproteobacteria bacterium:
- the ybeY gene encoding rRNA maturation RNase YbeY: MAIEISRKAGIAVPPVPLKKAAKAALSMLGKKDAELSILITDNEGIRELNKKYRSMDKPTDVLSFPMDGDMLGDVVISVEKAATQAPLYKNTVRNEILRLLIHGILHLLGYEHVNGGLQSRRMKDMEKKLFKKLKHI, translated from the coding sequence GTGGCAATCGAGATAAGCCGCAAGGCCGGGATTGCCGTGCCCCCGGTGCCGCTAAAAAAGGCGGCAAAGGCCGCGCTCTCGATGCTTGGCAAGAAGGACGCGGAGCTTAGCATCCTCATCACCGACAACGAGGGCATAAGGGAACTGAATAAGAAGTACCGCTCAATGGATAAGCCGACAGATGTCCTGAGCTTTCCGATGGACGGCGATATGCTTGGCGATGTCGTAATATCCGTTGAAAAGGCGGCTACCCAGGCGCCGTTATATAAGAACACGGTAAGAAACGAAATACTACGGCTCCTTATCCACGGCATACTGCATCTTCTGGGCTATGAGCATGTAAACGGCGGCCTCCAGTCCAGAAGGATGAAGGACATGGAAAAAAAGCTTTTCAAGAAACTAAAGCATATCTAA